TGCTGACGCGCTTCGTTTGTTTTGGTGTATATGCCCTGCACCTTATGGTGCTCCATTCATGGTCCGGGATTATGAATTGATTTTTGCAAGTATGGTGACATTTGTGGCCAGTAATGCGGATGCAAGAGTTGTAGTTGAATTGCTTCTCCTGCGAGGGTGGTGAGTTCTGGATGTTGGGATGTAGCCCTGATATGAGTTATGCCTGGCGAGTGTTCAGCAAAATGGATATCAGGGCATGCCCTTTTCGCATCAGTAGTGAACTGGTAGTAATATTGGACATTCATAGGAGATTAGGGGTGATATCAAATTGGATATCAGGGCATGCCCTTTTGGCATCAGTAGTGAACTGATAGTACTATGATTTTGAACATGTATAGGAGATTAGGGGTGAAGTATACTGATATATGTTGTGCTACATGGGTGGACCTGAACAGGGTTTGCTGAACTGATGAGCTTAAAGTGTAGTGATATCTGACATTTTTGTAGAAGTTCAGGATCATCTCTTGTTCTTCATTGCTGAGGATATTTACAGATTTGGCCTGTGGGCTTAGGCTgactgcaaaaaaaaaaaaaccattCCACATCATCATAGCGTGTATATTCTAAATCTTCTCAGCGTGCTGTTAAGTATAATTGGTACTTACACTGCATAATGTACATTGCAGAGCTGAGGAATGACCACAAGGATGTTACAAACAAAATTGAGAAGAATCTGGAAGTTTTACACTCTACAAGATTAACAAGAAATGAGCAATCAATCCCGAGAAGTTCTGGTAAGTACTGTACACTTTGTGCTCACATTAACTTGTCATGATGGGAAATGTGCATCCAAAGTTATAGATCTTGGCCAGTTGTATCTTATATCTTATTTTCCATAAATATTGTACTCCTGCTGTCCACAAATATAAGCCATTTTTTAAACTTTTAGAACTCCAATGCACGATTGTAACTAATTTGTATCATAATATACTACCTAAATAATAGTACTCGTGTATCATGGAAGTGCTCTACAAGACAAATTGAATGAAATTATTTTGTTTAGCAAACCTGTATACTTCTTAATATACTAGCTCAATATTGGTCAAAGTTTCAAAGGCTTGACTACATGCATCCGAAGTTGACCTATGTTTGGAGATGGAGGGAGTAAATCTGTGAGATTGGACATATTCAAAGTTCGTCTTGGTCTCTCGAGTTCCTGCTCTACTGTGCTGTGCCAGGGCTTTCTTTTATGACATCATCTAGGAATGATCTTTATAACCTGACCGACACTTAGTAATTTACACTTGTCCACTAAAACCGACACTTGGAAGTACCCTCAGTTACAAAAACGGTTTAGCATTTTGGGAATGGTTTTTTATGGCATGAACACAAACTGAGAAGCAATTGATGCCATAGCATTATTTGCACATTGGCGTGTTAAACCTCCAGTTTTTACCTTGAAACATGGGCCGTTCTTGAGCATAAGTCAAGTTATATGGTAAGGAAACTAGAGTTGCTTATCTCCATCATATTTGATTGCATGCAGGTATATCAGCTCCACTGCATGGCGGATTGTCTCAAAATGATCCTATGGAAGAAGATCTGGTGACCAGACTTCCTTTTGCGATGATTGATGACATCGCAGATGGTTCTCCTGCTGCTTTGGATGGCTTGCTGCTTGGGGATGAGATAGTGAAGTTTGGGAGTGTAGAGGCTGGCGGCAGATTGCAAGAAAGGCTTGTTTCTGAAGCCCTTACCAGTGAGGATAATCAAGTGTCTCTGCTCATCATTCGTCAGGGATCACCAATGAACTTGACAATTACACCAAGAAAGTGGCATGGAAGAGGACTTATGGGGTATGTTTTACTAAAACCTTTGTGTCATTTGTTCTGTTTCGTTTTTAGCCTATCAAGAAGCATCAGATCTTCCTTTTTTCAATATTTTGTTGATGTAAACATGTAGGTTGCCTTTTCAACTGTGAAGCAGTATCCTTGCAGTTATTCCCCTTGTTACAAATATTACTAACAAATACAAAAGTGTATACCTTTGTTCTTAAATGTCAAGTTGACGTGAATTAAATGTGACACAACACTACCTAAATTGTGACATGGATACCTTTGTTGGAGAGGGACATGGACACTTATTGAACAAACACATGATGGCGATTTTGTGTTCTTGTTTCTAGTCTACTTTCTGTTGAAAACAGGCTTTTACAGTGAATTGCAGAGAACCACATGTCCTCTTCCTAAGTAACATAAAACCTCAGGTTGTTGAAAGTTTTGCAACAAACACAACTCCTAGTCAGCAATTTGCCCTCAACCCCGATGCCGATGTGGCACCCCTTGCCTCAACTGCAACCCTACCTGCTATTAGGAATCGATTGTGTGTATCCAGAAGCAGCATGAAGTGCTGATGAGGATCTTACCCACAAATTAGGATTCTCCATCACACGGAACCATGGGAACAGAGCGAAGATGATTCTTTGTTAGTTCTGTTAGTACTTCCATTTAATGATTTGTGGATGACGATTGTTTCTTTGTTGATCACATGAGAACCATGTCACCTCTAGCTGACAAGCTTATCATGCGTGTTAATGATTTTGTTGATGACGATTATTTCTTTGTTGATAGTATCTTGACCCTAAAACCTGGTGTCTTTGTTCTCGCAGGTGCCATTTCCGAATCTTGTGAAGGGCCGCGGTCTATATATTCAACTGTAGAACGGGGTGCTTTCACGTCTGCATTTGTGCAGACAGCTCTTGCCGCCCTGCATTTCAACATGGAAGTAAACTGATAACCTGAACGCATGTACTTATTTTACCTGTAGCCGCGCTTAAAGCACAACGCAATGCCACTGTGGAACCTGTAGTCGCCTTGGTTGCAGGCTTTATTTGGTACGTTACCCTTCGTTCGCCCGGATAAAGAACAATGTCTATCACGTTTTGGCAATGATgatgtagaaaacctaaagtcaaCATGAAGTTGGATCGTGTGGACAGAGAGAAAAAAGCTGCCATTCGTATGTGCAATTGTGGGAAGTTCCTATTTGGTCTTGGTGCCCTTTTTGAGCGTTCGTCTGGGTGACTTGGTCTTACACAAAAGCGCAGACTGCTCAACGAGCGCAACAGCGTGTAGGTTGCTTTCTACTTATACAAGCGTTGCGACTAGTGAGAATGCATCGCTTCCAGAATTGCTCGACCTCGCCTCGCATATGAATATTAAGCACCCACATAATACGCTTTAGCCCGGCTTTAGATTGTGGGCTGTTGTTAATTAGTAGGGTCTAAATCAGCAGCCGGTTGCCAGAAACTGCGTACGAAAATACCTTTGGTTCTCGTATGACCGTGCTATCTGAAGACATGATGATGTGTTTCGCTCAAAAAAAAAAGACATGATGATGTGCAGGCCTGCTATTTATAAACAATGCGAGGGTTAATTAAGACGTCCACTACAGGACTGGCGAACCGACCGATGGCAAGAGCTAGCCTacttgattctctgatgctaaacatGGAGAGTTCGTTATGCTCACAACCAAACGTCCAGTGGACAAAGTCTACCAATATTTATCTATTTATATCTCCAATGAGGCCGTCCTATGCCTGCACTGATTAGTCTCACCTAAAACACACATCCTAATATATGCACCGCCGATTAGTTCCACTAAAACTTCTGTACTTAGCCACATGATGTCCCAAACTAGGAGTGCTGCAGGAGCCACATGATGTCCAAAACTAGGGAGTGCTGCAGGTTAACGTACGACAACATGTGTCATGGATGCTTCTTTAATATAGTTGGGTATATTATGCTATGAAAGTGATCCGATTGGCCGCTCTTATCAGTGGGTAATGCCCGTCTCGTAAGCGTGTTCCATTTGCAGATTTTGGGGAGGCCGTAGAGACAAAGGCCATCCCTGCAAAGAGGTATGGAACAACCCCTGCTCATGATTAGAGCCTTGGGAGGTTAGTATGACCCAGCAAAGATATTGTCGTGATACAAAAATGTTGGGCGGCAGCATAAAGGGAACACTGTTCTTATAAAATGCGACTCCATGATGTGGGCCCCTTGCCATGTAAAATGTTTGATGGCTATGAGATGAAACGGCTCATAGGCACACAGTTCATCGCTTCTCCTGTCCTATCAGAAGTCAACAACGAGCCATGTTGTGGAGTTTGAAGCTAAAGTTCGTGTGCGCTGTGTTTTTGAAGCTAAAGTTCAGCACGTCGAACGGTTTCCCATACGTAGAGCAACTCTAGCGGTTGCTGTATCGGTAGCTTTCATAGTAACATACATGGAGCACGCTGTATAACGTTTTGAAGACTGCGGAGGTTGTATGCAAACCCAGAGCCCCATAATGTGGCTTTTATGTTTATTATGATATCTTATTTTATCATATTTACAATAATCTAAATTAAACAATTCAATAATTCTATAAATATTATTACAAACCATTACTCCGAATACATCAAATAATCCAAATTTGAacctttaaaaaaaatccaaattaACTAATAATCCAAATGCAAGAAATAATCTGATTAAATAAATTGTTCAGGTAAAAATAAATGATTTTTTTATCCCAACTAGCTGCCAATATGCCCAATGAGATCCTCCTTGAGCTGATGATGGGAGGCTCAATTTTCAATCTTTCGGCACGCCTCATGAAATGCTTGAATGCGGCATGTGTGCTTGCGAGGCTTGACGATTGTGTCAATATCTTCATAGTCAATGGGGCTTGATGTTGTGTAGGATCACACAACATGTCAAGATATTTGCAAGTTGTTCCAGAAACGAGCAGGCTCTGAACGATTGAAAACCTTGCTAGCAGCACTTCAAATATCCTGTCGACGTCTTTCCTCCGAGCCTCTTGTGCGCGGAATGCATATGTTTTCCTGCACTCAAGATTAATCTTCATTTTTTTGGCGTACAACCTGGTGGTGCATCTATCCATCAAGAGTTAAAGGAAGTAGGGAACTTCGTGCATGAGAAACAAGAGAAGAGGAAGGGGAAACAGAAAGCGACACCTCACATTGTTGAGGAGGGGAGCGAGTGAGAAAAGGGAAGATGAGAGGGCAGCAGAAGTGTGGTCAGAGTCAGTCATGAGGAATATGAGATCGGCAAGCTAGCCACAAGGAGTTATATACTATCTTCCCccatcctctctctccctctctccctctctctctctttgttgtAAGACATGGAGGGTCATTTTTTATCATCTTATCTTGTAAAGCATCTCCTAGGTGACGAGAATTCAATTTTTTCCTTGATCTTTATCCCATGCTATGCATCTATCTCTATGTCTGCCTGATGTTGTATTATTTCCTTGCAAAAACTAGTCCAACAATTGTTGTTCAGATTGTCCACAACCTGTTCAATACTATGCATGTGAGGCTTTAGGTGTTGCTCTatttaattttcttcctatttgACAAGTAACCTTGTCGCCCCGGTTCCTTGCTTAATTTCTTGTTCTTCGTCTTTGTATGCTTgcttgctcatatcttgctttgtCTAGATGTAAGAAATTGATGTTAGCTTGTAATTTGTCCCTTGAGGAGAGAACGAAAAGCAACTACTATTTCACATTGATCAAGAGGTGTGGAGGAACATGCTTTGCTTCATAATGCACATGGTGGTGCGGATGATGAAGGGGAGTGCAGATCGCTGACGATGGACATGAGAATGGTCTAGAACCTATGGACTACAATGATAGCAAAGAATCAATTGAAACTTTTGGGACTGAGATGAGAAGGATCCAAGAGAAAGATGTAATGTAAGAGGGAGATAATGACAAGAGGGTGTTCCCAGAAGGTACCCATAGACTCAGAAAGGAAGACATGAGCTGGTATAAGATCTTCCTAAGGAAAGGGCTGCTGCTAAAGATAACTATGGTAATCCACTGGACCCTTCCTCCTCCAATTTGTCTCTTCTACATATGACTTTTTGATTGGAATCGATTTAGGATTGTTAATTGATATGGTAGGTCATAATATGGGTATCATTATAAAAAATGGAATATGCTAGGAAAGATTTCTTTCAGCATGATCTTGTGAATAGAAAAATGAGAATGATATGAGCTCACGAGGTCCTATTGATAAGGGTGATGTTGATCATGATGAGCTCTGCTCTAACAATGATCACTCAGATGCAGATATAGAGGAAGATTACTTTGACCAACTAAAATAAGTCTTTTCCAATGtgaaaaaaatataaacattgCTCACCGACACTTGGCTGTGTGAGGCATTCTTTAATACTGCGAGACTTAAGAAAAGCCAGATAAAATCTTAATTGTGATAAAATGAAAGGAGTTTTCTGGAATGTGAGAAGGATGGGACATGGCCATAAAAGGTGATATATCAGAGAGTTGATTTGTGACAAAAAGTTGGTCCTTATTAGTTTGTAGGAAATTATTAAATCTAATTTCACAAAAAATGAGCTTCACTCTTTGGGAGGGGGTAGAAATTTTAGTTGGCATTGGTCCCCTCCTAGAGGTAGATCTGGAGATATTTTAGTTGGAATTAATAATGATGCTTTGGAAcccacatgtgatctagatcgaaacctgcatctactcatagaaccgctcatgatgccattgttgggaaactTAGTAGAAAACAAAAATTGTGGCCCTACGATTGACGGAGCAAATTCCCATCAGATCCCTCGGTAGGGGTCCAAGCGCAGCTGGAAGTCATGGATCGGAGGTCACACGAGgggtttatctaggttcgggcctccggagagtaataccctacatcctgctggTTTTGATGATTCATAGTGGAGGGATACCTCATGCGAGGGGTTACAATGGTGTATGAGATTGCTACCGAGAGTTCTCATATCTGAGGATAGGTCCTCAATGGGTAACCTAGacctccctttatatagagaggagATCTCTAGGGTTTACATGTTAGATGCGATCTGGGGTGCCAGCGCCCTCTAGTCTTGGACATCAAGAAGGTCGTGTTGCCTCCTAGGGTTTGCATCGTGTCCTAGGCATGTCGGCCCCCCTTGTGGTTGATGAGGCCGGGCTCTTGGGCGTTAGCCACCCCCAGTACAGGAccccgtcagtagcccccgagcatGGCGGAGGTTGTAGTGAGGGTTACGAGACCTCCGGTGGGCTCCCATATCTTCCTGTCTTCTTGGAGCCCGGATTGCCTTAGCTCGATTCGTCCGGCAGGCCGGACGCCTGCTAGCCTAATGCTTGGCCTGGCGTAGATGGATGGGTCCACCACGGATCTTGAAGAGGTGATGCCGCCATGACTGTTGAcaatgtcctggactagggggtactaaccTGGTTGGCCCATGCTCCTCGGATTGGACCGGTGGGCCTTGGTTCTTGTCAAGATGGACTCTGGAGGCCACACAATGGGGTGTGATAAAGACTACATCTGTCGAAGATTtgtcgttgataacccacaagtataggggatcgcaatagttttcgacggtagagtattcaacccaaatttattgattcgatgcaaggggagccaaagaatatttgcaagtattagcagctgagttgtcaattcaaccacacctggagattaattatttgcagcaaagtgatcagtagcaaagtagtatgatagttttgatagtagtagcaataacaatagtaacaatagcagtagtaacttagcaagaacaatacgagagaaattcataggcattggatcggtgaattcgttggatgatattcatcatataacagtcataacctagggcgatacggcactagctccagttcataaatataatgtaggcatgtattccttaaatagtcatacatgcttatggaatgaacttgcatgccatcttttgtcctaccctcccgtggcagcggggtcctattggaaactaagggatattaaggcctcgttttaataaagaaccggaacaaagcattaacacacagtgaataaatgaactcctcaaactatggtcatcactggcaagtgtcccgactattgtcactccggggttgccggatcataacacgtagtaggtgactataacttgcaagatcggatctagaacatggatataatggtgataacataaacggttcagatctgaaatcatggcacccgggcccaaagtgacaagcattaagcatggcaaagtcatagcaacatcagtctcagaacataatggatactagggatcaagccctaacaaaactaactcgattacatgatgaatctcatccaactcctcaccgaccaacgagcctacgaaggaattactcactcccggtggggagcatcatggaattggcgatggagaagggttggtgatgatgaagatcgaagatccctctccgtagccccaaacggactccagatctggcctccccatgaagaacaggaggtggcggcggctccgtctcgtgatacacgataattctttctccccgatttttctccaaa
This window of the Triticum aestivum cultivar Chinese Spring chromosome 5D, IWGSC CS RefSeq v2.1, whole genome shotgun sequence genome carries:
- the LOC123121621 gene encoding 26S proteasome non-ATPase regulatory subunit 9, giving the protein MVAPNVKAETMRLMDRRSALEAEMDGIIAALSAPGGAGITGSLVDAEGFPRADIDIPAVLAQRRKLGELRNDHKDVTNKIEKNLEVLHSTRLTRNEQSIPRSSGISAPLHGGLSQNDPMEEDLVTRLPFAMIDDIADGSPAALDGLLLGDEIVKFGSVEAGGRLQERLVSEALTSEDNQVSLLIIRQGSPMNLTITPRKWHGRGLMGCHFRIL